A region from the Riemerella anatipestifer genome encodes:
- a CDS encoding GAF domain-containing protein, which produces MENLKIKLSEVISDSHLSKEEKLKIICEILDQEKSYFNWTGFYFKNGNKEELILGPYVGAPTDHTVIPFGRGICGQVAVSNQTFEVPDVMAEDNYLSCSIDTKAELVVPIIKNGENIGQIDIDSHTINPFTKEDVELLEWLCSKVATVL; this is translated from the coding sequence ATGGAAAATTTAAAAATAAAGTTATCAGAAGTTATTTCTGATAGCCATCTTTCTAAGGAAGAAAAACTCAAAATAATCTGTGAAATTTTAGACCAAGAAAAAAGTTATTTTAATTGGACGGGATTTTATTTTAAAAATGGAAATAAAGAAGAACTCATATTAGGACCTTATGTAGGGGCGCCTACGGATCATACGGTTATTCCTTTCGGTAGGGGTATTTGTGGGCAAGTGGCTGTTTCTAACCAAACTTTTGAAGTGCCAGATGTTATGGCTGAAGATAATTATTTGTCGTGTTCCATAGATACGAAAGCAGAATTGGTAGTTCCTATCATAAAAAATGGAGAGAATATAGGTCAAATAGATATAGATTCTCACACAATAAATCCTTTTACGAAGGAAGATGTAGAGCTTTTGGAATGGCTTTGTAGTAAAGTAGCGACTGTATTGTAA
- a CDS encoding MBL fold metallo-hydrolase: protein MILNSKMKLKFLGTGTSQGIPVIGSKHPVCLSQNPKDKRLRSSAIITTNGNKKILIDCGPDFRQQMLSFGESHIDALLVTHEHNDHIIGLDDLRPIIFNTNKNIPIYCLERVSNEIIQRFPYAFATEKYPGAPSFDLYKITNQPFELLGTLIEPIEVLHGKLPILGYKIGNLAYITDASSISEDQLEKLKKLDILIINCLRAEELHASHFILPQVLELVEILKPKTTYLTHISHRLGFHNEIESLLPPHIKPAYDGLEVFW, encoded by the coding sequence ATGATTTTAAACTCAAAAATGAAGCTAAAATTTTTAGGCACAGGCACTTCGCAAGGCATACCTGTTATAGGATCTAAGCACCCTGTTTGTCTTTCTCAAAACCCTAAAGATAAAAGACTTAGATCTTCCGCCATAATTACAACTAATGGTAATAAAAAAATCTTAATAGATTGTGGACCCGACTTTAGACAACAAATGCTTTCCTTCGGAGAATCTCACATAGATGCACTCCTAGTAACGCACGAGCATAATGACCATATTATTGGACTAGACGACCTTCGTCCCATTATTTTCAACACTAATAAAAACATACCTATCTATTGTTTAGAAAGAGTTTCAAATGAAATCATACAAAGGTTTCCTTACGCCTTCGCTACGGAAAAATATCCTGGAGCACCTAGTTTTGACTTATATAAAATTACAAACCAACCATTTGAACTACTAGGAACTTTAATAGAACCCATAGAAGTACTCCACGGAAAACTCCCCATACTTGGTTATAAAATAGGAAATCTGGCCTATATTACCGATGCGAGTTCCATTAGTGAAGACCAGCTTGAGAAATTAAAAAAATTAGATATTTTAATCATCAACTGCTTAAGAGCAGAAGAACTACATGCTTCCCATTTTATACTTCCACAAGTTTTAGAACTTGTAGAAATATTGAAACCCAAAACTACTTACCTTACCCATATTAGCCATAGATTAGGGTTTCACAATGAAATAGAAAGCCTATTACCTCCTCACATAAAACCTGCTTATGATGGATTGGAGGTTTTTTGGTAA
- the hemL gene encoding glutamate-1-semialdehyde 2,1-aminomutase produces the protein MLYQRSSALFQEAKNYIPGGVNSPVRAFKSVGGTPVFMKSAKGAYLTDADDKTYIDYINSWGPAILGHTHPEVLEAVKLQAEKGFSFGTPTELETEIAKFITANVPNIDQIRMVSSGTEACMSAIRLARGYTGRDKIIKFEGCYHGHSDSFLIKAGSGAATFGNPNSPGVTQGTAKDTLLARYNDWEQIQDLFRHNEGQIAAVIIEPVAGNMGCVLPENNFLQNLREICDRNGTLLIFDEVMTGFRLGFGGAQEVYGVRADLVTYGKVIGGGMPVGAFAGRREIMECLAPKGAVYQAGTLSGNPIAMRAGLTTLQLIKNDENFYQNLDKTTEKLDFEIAKILNEKGIEHRINRKGSMMSVFFHTNRVANFDEAQQANHSLFNTFFHHLLERGVYLPPSGYETWFISSEIKDNEIDKTLEAIRSFQY, from the coding sequence ATGTTATATCAAAGAAGTAGTGCTTTATTTCAAGAGGCTAAAAACTATATTCCTGGCGGTGTAAACTCTCCCGTAAGGGCGTTTAAATCGGTGGGTGGGACTCCTGTATTTATGAAGTCGGCCAAAGGGGCTTATCTTACAGATGCAGACGATAAAACTTATATAGATTATATCAATTCGTGGGGACCAGCCATATTAGGGCATACTCACCCCGAAGTGCTGGAGGCTGTAAAGTTACAAGCTGAAAAAGGCTTCTCATTTGGAACACCTACCGAATTAGAAACCGAAATTGCTAAATTCATTACAGCGAATGTACCTAATATAGACCAAATAAGAATGGTGTCGTCTGGTACAGAGGCTTGTATGAGCGCTATTCGTTTGGCTAGAGGTTACACAGGGAGAGATAAAATTATTAAGTTCGAAGGTTGTTATCACGGACATTCAGACTCGTTTCTGATAAAGGCAGGAAGTGGTGCGGCAACTTTTGGAAACCCTAACTCTCCAGGAGTTACACAAGGTACGGCTAAAGACACCTTACTAGCAAGATATAACGATTGGGAACAAATCCAAGATTTATTTCGCCATAACGAAGGGCAAATTGCGGCGGTTATCATAGAGCCAGTGGCTGGTAATATGGGTTGTGTACTTCCTGAAAACAACTTTTTGCAAAATCTGAGAGAAATTTGCGACCGTAACGGAACTCTTTTAATTTTTGATGAAGTGATGACGGGCTTTCGTCTAGGATTTGGTGGAGCTCAAGAGGTCTATGGAGTGAGGGCGGACTTGGTAACTTATGGTAAAGTTATCGGTGGAGGTATGCCTGTGGGTGCCTTTGCTGGGCGTCGTGAAATTATGGAATGTCTAGCTCCTAAAGGTGCTGTTTATCAAGCAGGAACGCTTAGTGGTAATCCTATTGCGATGAGAGCGGGACTGACGACACTGCAACTTATTAAAAATGATGAAAACTTCTATCAAAACCTTGATAAGACCACAGAAAAATTAGATTTTGAAATTGCTAAAATCCTTAACGAAAAAGGGATTGAACACCGTATCAATAGAAAAGGCTCTATGATGTCTGTGTTTTTCCATACCAATAGAGTGGCTAACTTTGATGAGGCACAACAGGCCAATCATTCGTTATTTAATACCTTTTTCCATCACTTGTTAGAGAGAGGTGTTTATCTTCCACCTAGTGGGTACGAAACTTGGTTTATTTCCTCTGAAATAAAAGATAACGAGATAGATAAAACTTTAGAAGCAATAAGAAGTTTTCAGTACTAA
- a CDS encoding S9 family peptidase, with protein sequence MKKIVILALGLFLSVNAYKGQEITLDKIYSGYYRGKGIAGISPLKTDDYYAVIEPAGIAKYSYKTLQKEGYIVEGRYEDYRLSNDGQKILLQKASEPIYRHSFLGVFEIKDLSNGKIISLFEGKPVQEPTFSPNGSKVAFISENNLYYQDLASGQVVQITTDGKKNEILNGLADWVYEEEFGHAKQYVWNSGGDAIVFIKSDETSVPEMNMPIYGNNLYPQDFKFKYPKAGEKNSEVSLHYYQLDTKKIAKVDLSAFENYYIPQLFVSKASDEVLVATANRHQNKLDILKLKTSSGKIEKLFTETDKAWIETDNLTLEFLSDGGMLWASERDGYRHLYWYDAKGKLKKQVTKGNWEITDYYGFDAKNQEVFVQTTQNGSINKVVSKININTGKSQIVSDLEGNNTASFSPNFNYFINTTSSAKTPHKYVLKDRNGKSLKEIQNNDELLTKLKTDNWVEKEFFTIPNNAGDQMNAWIMKPKNFDPNKKYPLFMFQYSGPGSQQVSNSWDSGNGLWFNHLVQKGYIVACVDGRGTGYKGTKYKKSTYLNLGKYEIEDQITAAKWFGKQSYIDANRIGIFGWSFGGYMASLAMTKGAEVFKMGIAVAPVTNWRFYDTVYTERFLRTPQENAKGYDENSPTEYAHLLKGKFLMIHGTADDNVHFQNAAVFSEALIQNKKQFEFMTYPDKNHSIYGGNTRSQLYEKMTQFILNNL encoded by the coding sequence ATGAAAAAAATAGTGATACTAGCATTAGGTTTATTTTTGTCTGTTAATGCCTATAAAGGGCAAGAAATTACATTGGATAAAATCTACTCGGGCTATTATAGAGGTAAAGGTATAGCGGGGATTTCTCCTTTGAAAACAGATGACTATTACGCTGTAATAGAACCAGCAGGAATTGCAAAATATTCTTATAAAACTTTACAAAAAGAAGGTTATATAGTAGAAGGAAGATACGAAGATTATCGACTTTCTAACGATGGTCAAAAGATTTTGTTACAAAAAGCTAGTGAGCCTATTTACAGACATTCTTTTTTAGGGGTTTTTGAAATTAAAGACTTATCAAACGGGAAAATCATTTCTTTATTTGAAGGTAAACCTGTTCAGGAACCTACATTCTCGCCTAATGGTAGTAAAGTGGCTTTTATTTCAGAGAATAACTTGTATTACCAAGACTTAGCATCGGGGCAGGTGGTTCAAATTACAACGGACGGTAAGAAAAATGAAATTTTGAACGGATTGGCAGATTGGGTTTATGAAGAAGAATTTGGTCACGCCAAACAATATGTATGGAATAGTGGCGGTGATGCCATTGTTTTTATAAAGTCTGACGAAACATCTGTTCCTGAAATGAATATGCCTATCTACGGAAACAATCTATATCCACAAGATTTTAAATTCAAATATCCAAAAGCAGGCGAAAAAAACTCTGAAGTTAGTTTGCACTATTATCAGTTGGATACAAAAAAAATAGCTAAGGTAGATTTAAGTGCTTTTGAGAACTATTACATCCCGCAATTATTTGTGTCTAAGGCGTCTGATGAGGTTTTGGTGGCTACAGCTAACAGGCATCAGAACAAGTTAGATATACTAAAACTAAAAACTTCTAGCGGAAAAATAGAAAAACTATTTACGGAAACAGATAAGGCGTGGATAGAAACTGATAATTTGACTTTAGAATTTCTTTCTGATGGAGGTATGTTATGGGCTTCGGAGAGAGATGGTTACCGTCATTTGTATTGGTATGATGCTAAAGGTAAGTTGAAAAAACAAGTTACAAAAGGAAATTGGGAAATTACAGATTATTACGGTTTTGATGCTAAAAATCAAGAGGTTTTTGTGCAAACTACTCAGAATGGAAGTATCAACAAGGTGGTGTCTAAAATCAATATCAATACGGGTAAATCTCAAATTGTTTCGGATTTAGAAGGTAATAATACGGCTTCTTTTAGTCCTAATTTTAATTATTTTATCAATACAACCTCTTCGGCTAAAACACCACACAAATATGTGTTGAAAGATAGAAATGGAAAGAGTTTGAAAGAAATACAAAATAATGATGAGCTTTTAACTAAGTTGAAAACGGATAATTGGGTAGAAAAGGAGTTTTTTACTATACCTAATAATGCAGGAGATCAAATGAATGCGTGGATTATGAAACCTAAAAACTTTGACCCTAATAAAAAGTATCCTTTGTTTATGTTTCAGTATTCAGGACCAGGGTCTCAACAGGTAAGTAATTCTTGGGATTCTGGGAATGGCTTATGGTTTAATCACTTAGTTCAGAAAGGATATATTGTAGCCTGTGTAGATGGTAGAGGAACAGGATATAAAGGGACGAAGTACAAAAAATCAACCTATCTTAATTTGGGTAAATACGAAATAGAAGACCAAATAACCGCTGCAAAATGGTTTGGGAAACAGTCTTATATAGATGCGAATAGAATTGGAATTTTTGGTTGGAGTTTCGGAGGTTATATGGCGAGTTTAGCAATGACTAAAGGAGCTGAGGTCTTTAAAATGGGAATTGCAGTAGCACCAGTTACCAATTGGCGTTTTTATGATACGGTTTATACAGAAAGATTTTTGAGAACACCACAAGAAAATGCAAAAGGTTATGATGAAAACTCTCCTACAGAATATGCTCATTTATTAAAAGGTAAGTTCTTGATGATACACGGTACGGCAGATGATAATGTGCATTTTCAGAATGCAGCAGTATTTTCCGAGGCACTTATTCAGAATAAAAAGCAGTTTGAGTTTATGACTTACCCAGATAAAAATCATAGCATATACGGAGGGAATACTCGCTCTCAACTTTATGAAAAGATGACACAATTTATATTGAACAATCTTTAA
- the rplI gene encoding 50S ribosomal protein L9 has protein sequence MEIILKKDVENLGLEFDTVDVKPGYARNFLIPQGYAVLATPKNRAVLAEVLEARKEEEAKLVAAANKIVEQLKKTTVSIAAKVGSGDKLFGSINNANLAEELAKAGVEVDKKYIKIPGNTIKRLGKFTAKVRLHREVEHDYEFEVVSDAPVVEAPKAKETKTEEA, from the coding sequence ATGGAAATTATTCTTAAAAAAGACGTAGAAAACTTAGGATTAGAGTTTGATACAGTAGATGTAAAGCCAGGATACGCTAGAAACTTCTTAATCCCTCAAGGATATGCAGTTTTAGCGACACCTAAAAATAGAGCGGTTTTAGCTGAAGTATTGGAAGCTAGAAAAGAAGAGGAAGCTAAATTAGTAGCTGCTGCTAACAAAATTGTAGAGCAACTTAAGAAGACTACTGTTTCTATCGCTGCTAAGGTAGGTTCTGGAGATAAGTTATTTGGTTCTATCAACAATGCTAACTTAGCTGAAGAATTAGCGAAAGCAGGTGTTGAGGTAGATAAAAAATACATCAAAATCCCTGGAAATACTATTAAGAGATTAGGTAAATTTACTGCTAAAGTAAGACTTCATAGAGAAGTAGAGCATGACTACGAATTTGAAGTAGTATCTGACGCTCCTGTAGTAGAAGCTCCTAAGGCTAAAGAAACTAAAACTGAAGAGGCTTAA
- the rpsR gene encoding 30S ribosomal protein S18, translating to MAIDEMAQQAAQGGESEVKFLTPLDINTKSEKKYCRFKKYGIKYVDYKDADFLLQFVNEQGKILPRRYTGTSLKYQRKVSAAIKRARHLALMPYVADLLK from the coding sequence ATGGCAATAGATGAAATGGCACAACAAGCCGCACAAGGTGGGGAGTCTGAAGTAAAATTCCTTACACCACTAGATATCAATACTAAATCTGAAAAAAAATACTGTAGATTTAAAAAATACGGTATCAAATATGTAGATTATAAAGATGCAGATTTCCTTCTTCAGTTCGTTAACGAGCAAGGTAAAATTTTACCAAGAAGATATACAGGAACTTCTTTAAAATATCAGAGAAAAGTATCTGCTGCTATCAAAAGAGCAAGACATTTGGCACTTATGCCGTATGTAGCAGACTTATTGAAGTAA
- a CDS encoding TonB-dependent receptor, translating into MSGIKAVLTPKQKALAVNLDPSIYGTFAEIGAGQETVRHFFRAGGASGTIAKAMSAYDKEYSNAIYGQEVKNRFVTQNRLKKMLRHEVSLIEERLDNTETPDRKFFSYANTVTTINYHKTFKGHGWVGLMFQHEAGVEYSEIILHIRFKENDATLQQETLGNLGVNLIFGAFNYADNPRQLINSLYDDISIDKIEIDMIDFQGPAFEYVDNRLMSLQLVKKGMTEAVIFNSEGKNMLPADILYKKDVFAVRGSFRPVTLVNIDMFENGLNLFLKDTKGKPEDTVIIFEITTANLRATGKIDERDFLDRVDVLAKLGYTVMVSNFSEYYRLVEYFYSYNIRYLGVAMGVNNLLMVFDEDYYKNLPGGILEAFGKFFRKDMKVYLYPYKDPESHEVLNSDNLKVTENLKELYKYFKHNNRIVDIETYNPKYSEIYSREILAKIANCETGWECQLPEGVADMIKDRGMFGYKEAIALKGF; encoded by the coding sequence ATGTCGGGAATCAAAGCGGTTTTAACCCCTAAACAAAAAGCATTAGCTGTTAATTTAGACCCTTCAATATACGGGACATTTGCGGAAATTGGAGCGGGGCAGGAGACGGTACGTCATTTCTTTAGAGCAGGAGGAGCTTCCGGTACTATTGCTAAAGCGATGTCTGCTTATGATAAGGAATATAGTAATGCCATCTATGGGCAAGAGGTTAAAAATAGATTCGTTACTCAGAATAGATTAAAAAAAATGCTCAGACACGAGGTGAGCCTTATAGAGGAGCGATTAGATAATACCGAAACTCCAGATAGAAAGTTTTTTTCGTATGCTAATACCGTAACCACGATAAATTACCACAAGACCTTTAAAGGTCATGGTTGGGTAGGATTGATGTTCCAGCACGAGGCAGGAGTGGAGTACAGCGAAATTATTCTGCATATCAGATTTAAAGAAAATGATGCTACGCTTCAGCAGGAAACTTTAGGGAATCTAGGTGTTAATCTCATTTTTGGAGCTTTTAACTATGCTGATAATCCAAGACAGTTGATTAACAGCCTTTACGATGATATTTCTATTGATAAAATAGAAATTGATATGATTGATTTTCAGGGGCCTGCATTTGAATATGTTGATAACCGATTGATGAGCTTACAACTTGTCAAAAAAGGTATGACAGAAGCGGTGATATTTAATTCAGAAGGTAAAAATATGCTTCCTGCAGATATTCTTTACAAAAAAGATGTTTTTGCGGTTAGAGGTAGTTTTAGACCTGTAACATTGGTAAATATAGATATGTTTGAAAATGGGCTAAATCTATTTCTAAAGGATACTAAAGGAAAACCTGAAGATACCGTAATTATCTTTGAAATTACAACGGCTAATCTTAGAGCAACGGGTAAAATAGACGAGAGAGACTTTTTGGATAGGGTAGATGTGTTGGCAAAGTTGGGTTATACTGTAATGGTGTCTAACTTTTCTGAGTATTATCGTTTGGTAGAGTATTTTTACAGCTATAACATTCGCTATCTAGGGGTAGCGATGGGCGTTAATAATTTGTTGATGGTTTTTGATGAAGATTATTACAAAAACTTGCCAGGTGGAATATTGGAAGCGTTTGGTAAATTCTTTAGAAAAGATATGAAAGTTTATTTGTATCCATACAAAGATCCTGAATCTCATGAGGTATTAAATTCTGACAATTTGAAAGTTACCGAAAATCTTAAGGAACTGTATAAGTATTTTAAGCATAATAATAGAATCGTTGATATTGAGACTTATAATCCTAAATATTCCGAAATTTACTCTCGTGAGATTCTGGCTAAAATTGCAAATTGCGAAACGGGTTGGGAATGCCAACTTCCAGAAGGTGTAGCGGATATGATTAAAGACAGAGGAATGTTTGGTTACAAAGAAGCGATAGCCTTAAAGGGTTTTTAA
- the rpsF gene encoding 30S ribosomal protein S6 codes for MNHYETVFILTPVLSDAQVEEAVKKFEDLLKDQNCEIVAKENWGLKKLAYPIQLKKNGFYTLIEFKGEGTIVADLELAFKRDERVIRYLTTKLDKHAVEYAEKRRAKLKSKKA; via the coding sequence ATGAATCATTACGAAACTGTTTTCATTTTAACTCCCGTTCTGTCTGACGCTCAGGTGGAGGAAGCAGTGAAAAAATTTGAGGATCTTTTAAAAGATCAAAATTGCGAAATCGTAGCCAAAGAAAATTGGGGACTAAAAAAGTTAGCTTACCCTATTCAATTGAAGAAAAATGGTTTCTATACTTTGATAGAATTCAAAGGTGAAGGAACTATCGTGGCAGATTTAGAACTTGCTTTCAAAAGAGACGAGAGAGTTATCCGTTACTTAACTACAAAGTTAGACAAGCACGCTGTAGAGTATGCTGAAAAGAGAAGAGCAAAACTAAAATCTAAAAAAGCTTAA
- a CDS encoding chloride channel protein codes for MKSIFEYIRKRLKHSFDNIQNERLKYNLLQAIPFWVASLLTGGLAVMYAKLFEWSEHLLFSLLAWQGWLIFIFAPIGFVLSWWLVQRYAPYSKGSGIPQVMASVSLATPRQRRKIKYLLSYKIIIIKILSSIILVLGGGAIGREGPTIQIAGSVFRFINQVLPKWWPKLSIKNMIMTGAAAGLSAAFNTPLGGVVFAVEELAKTHINNFKTALFTAVIVAGLTAQTLAGSYLYLGYPKTSGVGLEIILPVILVSFICGILSSKFSRFMLALSKFRAKFKNTRQQLVFLVLSALLIAFCAYFINREILGSGKGIIERLLFSNDKTELWYIPLFRMLGPAIAFTSGGAGGIFAPALSAGASCGAFLSSFLNLTANETNVIILAGMVSFLTGITRAPFTSAILVLEMTDRHSLIFYLMLSGMISSISALLVSRNSLYDELKENYLDELENKFGTPVSNQKQKIQMSDLGKKNTLSD; via the coding sequence ATGAAATCTATATTTGAATACATTCGCAAGCGTCTTAAACATTCTTTTGATAATATTCAGAATGAACGTCTTAAGTATAATCTGTTACAAGCAATTCCCTTTTGGGTAGCCTCTTTGCTTACGGGAGGTTTGGCGGTAATGTATGCCAAATTGTTTGAGTGGAGTGAACATTTGTTGTTCTCTCTGTTAGCTTGGCAAGGTTGGCTCATATTTATATTTGCCCCGATTGGTTTTGTTCTTTCGTGGTGGTTGGTTCAGAGATACGCTCCGTATTCCAAAGGCAGTGGGATACCTCAAGTGATGGCTTCTGTATCACTAGCCACGCCGAGACAAAGACGAAAAATAAAGTATTTATTAAGCTATAAAATTATCATTATTAAAATATTATCAAGCATTATTTTAGTATTGGGAGGAGGAGCTATTGGAAGGGAAGGGCCTACGATACAGATAGCAGGCTCTGTGTTTAGGTTTATCAATCAAGTATTACCGAAATGGTGGCCTAAATTATCTATTAAAAATATGATAATGACGGGAGCAGCAGCGGGACTTTCGGCTGCATTTAATACTCCGTTAGGAGGAGTGGTTTTTGCGGTAGAAGAATTAGCCAAAACACACATCAATAACTTTAAAACGGCTCTTTTCACTGCGGTTATTGTTGCAGGCCTGACGGCTCAAACTTTGGCAGGTTCTTACCTTTATTTAGGGTATCCTAAGACGAGTGGGGTAGGTCTAGAGATTATACTTCCTGTAATTTTGGTTTCTTTTATTTGTGGAATTTTAAGTAGTAAATTTTCCCGTTTTATGTTGGCATTGAGTAAGTTTAGAGCTAAATTCAAAAATACTAGGCAACAGTTGGTGTTTTTAGTTTTAAGTGCTTTATTGATAGCCTTTTGTGCTTACTTTATAAATAGAGAAATCTTGGGTTCTGGGAAGGGTATTATAGAACGATTGCTTTTCAGCAATGATAAAACAGAACTGTGGTATATCCCTTTATTTAGAATGTTAGGTCCAGCCATTGCATTTACTAGTGGTGGTGCAGGTGGAATATTTGCTCCAGCTCTTAGTGCGGGAGCGAGTTGTGGTGCATTTCTCTCTTCATTTTTAAATTTAACAGCTAATGAAACTAATGTAATTATTTTGGCAGGAATGGTTTCATTTCTTACAGGCATTACGAGAGCTCCGTTTACTTCTGCAATATTGGTGTTGGAAATGACGGATAGGCATTCGCTCATTTTTTATCTAATGCTTTCGGGAATGATTTCCTCAATATCGGCTTTGCTCGTGAGTAGAAATTCCCTTTATGACGAGCTTAAAGAGAATTACTTAGACGAATTAGAAAATAAATTTGGAACCCCTGTTTCTAATCAAAAACAAAAAATCCAAATGTCTGATTTAGGTAAAAAGAATACTTTATCAGATTGA
- a CDS encoding glucosaminidase domain-containing protein — translation MKKFLIASTVLVVSQFKAQTWATDDQYIQRFAGYAVEEMEKYKIPASITLAQGILETGGGQSRLAKEGNNHFGIKCKEDWTGKTMRHTDDAPNECFRVYNDPKESYEDHSKFLAYRKYYTNLFKLDPKDYRAWAHGLKKAGYATNPRYAYILIDKIEKYKLYEFDNISSKEVSYTLLKLYPELNDDKEFMAKINPQKEVKKKENVTVYVPYRQTSYAEQQKTAEQLRKEKLVLLEGMAVQSHPNEGLKYVVIPADTDVAYIAKKIDMREGRLLKWNDLSGSKLKTNDILFLEPKSSTGSVETYKAEKGDTMHKISQKFGVKLRKLYSKNRMEQGEQPKEGQIIYLQKKAPRR, via the coding sequence ATGAAAAAGTTTTTGATAGCTTCGACGGTTTTAGTTGTTTCTCAATTTAAGGCTCAGACGTGGGCAACAGATGACCAATATATCCAGCGTTTTGCAGGATATGCCGTAGAAGAAATGGAAAAATATAAAATCCCAGCAAGTATTACTTTAGCACAAGGGATATTGGAAACAGGAGGTGGGCAATCTCGTTTGGCGAAAGAAGGTAATAATCATTTTGGAATTAAATGTAAGGAAGATTGGACAGGCAAAACCATGAGGCATACTGATGATGCTCCTAACGAGTGTTTCCGTGTGTATAACGACCCAAAGGAATCTTATGAAGACCACTCTAAGTTTTTAGCTTATCGCAAATACTATACTAATCTATTTAAACTTGACCCAAAGGATTATAGAGCTTGGGCTCATGGGCTTAAAAAAGCAGGATATGCTACCAATCCTAGGTATGCTTATATTTTGATAGATAAGATAGAAAAGTATAAACTTTACGAGTTTGATAATATTTCGTCCAAAGAAGTTTCTTATACATTATTAAAACTTTATCCAGAGTTGAATGATGATAAGGAGTTTATGGCGAAAATAAACCCTCAAAAAGAGGTTAAAAAGAAGGAAAATGTAACAGTATATGTTCCTTATAGGCAAACTTCTTATGCAGAGCAACAAAAAACAGCAGAGCAATTAAGAAAGGAAAAGTTAGTATTGCTAGAAGGTATGGCAGTACAATCTCATCCTAACGAAGGGTTGAAATATGTAGTGATTCCTGCAGATACTGATGTGGCTTACATTGCCAAAAAAATTGATATGAGAGAAGGAAGATTGTTAAAATGGAATGATTTAAGCGGGAGTAAATTAAAAACAAATGATATCTTATTTTTGGAACCCAAATCTTCAACAGGAAGTGTAGAAACATACAAGGCTGAAAAGGGAGATACAATGCATAAAATTTCCCAAAAGTTTGGTGTTAAGTTAAGAAAACTTTACTCTAAAAACAGAATGGAGCAGGGAGAACAGCCTAAGGAAGGACAAATTATTTATTTGCAAAAGAAAGCTCCACGTAGATAA
- a CDS encoding Gfo/Idh/MocA family protein → MINAGLVGAGHLGKIHLRLLQQSEKYNLVGFYDADTENGKRLEAEFGYKYYPNFEDLLNDIEMLDIVTPTLFHYDYAQKAIDHGKHFFIEKPVTQTLEQAEDIIRRCTEKGIKAQVGHVERYNPAFIATKPYIQNPMFIEIHRLAEFNPRGTDVSVVLDLMIHDLDILLSLVKSKVKNIHASGVCIVSKTPDITNARIEFENGCVANLTTSRISMKAMRKSRFFQKDAYISVDFLEKKAEVIRMKDAPENPSDFDMIIENAEGEKSQIIFEYPNIQPNNAILDELESFAEAITNNKEVEVSLQDGTEALRVALEIMRLIN, encoded by the coding sequence ATGATAAACGCTGGATTAGTGGGTGCAGGACACCTTGGGAAGATACATCTAAGATTATTACAACAGTCAGAAAAGTATAATTTGGTAGGGTTTTACGATGCTGATACAGAAAATGGTAAACGACTAGAAGCCGAATTTGGCTATAAATACTATCCGAATTTTGAAGATTTACTCAACGATATTGAGATGTTGGACATTGTAACGCCTACTCTATTTCATTACGATTATGCCCAAAAAGCAATAGACCACGGCAAGCATTTTTTTATAGAGAAACCCGTAACTCAAACTTTAGAACAGGCCGAAGACATTATTCGTAGATGTACCGAAAAAGGTATTAAAGCACAGGTAGGACATGTGGAACGCTACAACCCAGCCTTTATTGCTACAAAACCCTACATACAAAACCCTATGTTTATAGAAATACATAGGTTGGCAGAGTTTAATCCTAGAGGCACCGATGTTTCTGTTGTGCTAGACTTGATGATTCACGACTTGGACATTCTCTTAAGTCTTGTAAAATCTAAGGTTAAAAATATTCACGCTAGCGGTGTATGTATTGTAAGCAAAACGCCTGATATCACTAACGCTAGAATAGAGTTTGAAAATGGTTGTGTTGCTAATTTAACCACCTCCAGAATCTCTATGAAAGCGATGAGAAAAAGCAGATTTTTCCAAAAAGATGCCTATATTTCCGTGGATTTTCTAGAGAAAAAAGCCGAAGTCATTAGAATGAAAGACGCTCCTGAAAACCCTTCTGACTTTGATATGATTATTGAAAATGCCGAAGGCGAAAAATCCCAAATTATTTTTGAATATCCTAACATACAGCCTAACAATGCCATCTTAGACGAACTAGAAAGTTTTGCTGAAGCCATCACCAATAACAAAGAAGTAGAAGTCTCTCTACAAGACGGTACAGAAGCTCTAAGAGTTGCTTTGGAGATTATGAGGCTTATTAACTAA